One region of Sus scrofa isolate TJ Tabasco breed Duroc chromosome 3, Sscrofa11.1, whole genome shotgun sequence genomic DNA includes:
- the LOC106507380 gene encoding proline-rich protein HaeIII subfamily 1-like has product METPGKATSPPPGPHALRGRTAAGKGGPRPRFPLPSLPYRLRPIPRKTPANCSPRPNRGREEGEGAKRRKEGPWNHFYQPINIPGLGGAKNSVRGRARASRRPPPGCEWRQHCGGFFPGGAEGSRAPPPQRTLGGHPGGENPCAAPSPRYRSPGGPARTTAHSSPSWPNPNSASGAKLWVRQRGSKRLREEERTRPRGGGKSAPAPPQTASETHLPPPPLAAENLGAFMAPPEEGSQTERLSPLRHPSLSPSPFTHAHLQPLASGRSPATEPPLSTWLRSRNTQSPPFLLNTSPPPPFGAAPLNAEMSPPRRQIGAATSQEPRRIQALANEMYGGGRGRDVCGLREPS; this is encoded by the exons ATGGAGACTCCCGGAAAAG CTACTTCACCGCCCCCGGGTCCCCACGCCCTCCGGGGCCGGACAGCAGCAGGCAAAGGCGGGCCGCGCCCCCGGTTCCCCCTCCCCTCGCTGCCGTACAGGCTCCGGCCCATTCCCCGGAAAACTCCGGCCAACTGCAGTCCCCGCCCAAACAGGGGtcgggaggagggagagggggcaaAGAGGCGCAAAGAGGGTCCATGGAACCATTTCTACCAGCCCATAAATATCCCGGGACTAGGAGGTGCTAAAAATTCCGTGCGCGGGCGTGCAAGGGCCTCCCGGCGCCCCCCTCCCGGCTGCGAGTGGCGGCAACACTGCGGCGGCTTTTTCCCGGGAGGGGCCGAAGGCTCCAGGGCCCCTCCCCCTCAGAGGACACTAGGGGGCCACCCGGGAGGGGAGAACCCGTGCGCCGCCCCGAGTCCGAGGTACAGGAGCCCGGGAGGGCCCGCCCGGACTACTGCACATTCTAGTCCCTCCTGGCCGAACCCAAATTCGGCCTCTGGGGCCAAACTGTGGGTCAGGCAGAGGGGCTCTAAACGCCTTAGAGAGGAGGAACGCACCCGCCCAAGGGGTGGTGGGAAGTccgccccggcccctccccaAACCGCCTCGGAGACCCACCTTCCACCTCCTCCTTTAGCAGCTGAGAACTTGGGGGCGTTTATGGCGCCCCCGGAAGAAGGTTCGCAGACTGAGAGACTATCACCTCTGCGgcacccttctctctccccttctcctttcaCACATGCACACCTCCAGCCTCTCGCCAGTGGTCGCAGCCCAGCTACTGAACCCCCTCTGTCCACCTGGCTGCGGTCTCGCAACACCCAAAGCCCCCCCTTTCTCCTAaacacttcccctccccctccattcgGAGCAGCCCCCCTCAATGCGGAAATGTCCCCGCCGCGCAGACAGATAGGAGCAGCCACCAGTCAGGAGCCGAGGCGGATTCAGGCCCTGGCCAATGAAATGTACGGAGGTGGCAGGGGGCGGGACGTCTGCGGCCTGAGGGAACCCAGCTGA